A stretch of DNA from Gammaproteobacteria bacterium:
GGTTCAACAGCGAGGTGCGCTCGCGCGATTACCTGGTGCCGGGTCTGGTGGCGGTGATCATGACCCTGATCGGGGCGCTGCTCACCGCGCTGGTGATGGCCAGGGAATGGGAGCGCGGCACGCTGGAGGCGTTGATGGTCACACCGGTGGCGATGCGTGAGATCCTGCTGGGGAAGATTCTGCCCTACTTCGTGCTTGGCATGGGCGGCATGGCATTGTCGGTGGCGATGGCCGTTTGGCTGTTCCAGGTACCGTTGCGCGGTTCGCTATGGGTGTTGTTTTTGGCCTCGGCACTGTTTCTGCTCGCCGCACTCGGCATGGGACTGGTGATTTCGATTCTGGCCCGCAACCAGTTCGTGGCCGGGCTGGTGTCCATCGTGGCCACCTTCCTGCCCGCTTTCATCCTGTCGGGATTCATTTTCGATATCGGCAGCATGCCGACGATCGTGCAGGTGCTGACGCACATCATCGCGGCACGCTATTTCGTGGCCATCCTGCACACCGTGTTTCTGGCCGGCAACATCTGGTCGGTGATCCTGCCCAATGCCCTGGCCCTGCTGGTGATGGCCGTCATTTTTCTCGGCATCAGCCGGGCGCGGTCGCGCAAGCGATTGGAGTGAAGCGAACATGTGGAAGCGTATTCTGGCGCTGGCCTTTA
This window harbors:
- a CDS encoding ABC transporter permease, yielding MRLRGLIRKEFLQVLRDPSSIAIAFLLPVVLLLLFGYGVSLDAKHIHLALVVDHPSTETAGFVSVFRQSEYFVPQEVSNIHAARAALASGRVKGIVWLRSDFARRVNDGTQAPVAVIVNGVDANTARLVQGYVKGAWFTWLQRRAAARGQELKVPVDLQYRIWFNSEVRSRDYLVPGLVAVIMTLIGALLTALVMAREWERGTLEALMVTPVAMREILLGKILPYFVLGMGGMALSVAMAVWLFQVPLRGSLWVLFLASALFLLAALGMGLVISILARNQFVAGLVSIVATFLPAFILSGFIFDIGSMPTIVQVLTHIIAARYFVAILHTVFLAGNIWSVILPNALALLVMAVIFLGISRARSRKRLE